From the Gouania willdenowi chromosome 19, fGouWil2.1, whole genome shotgun sequence genome, one window contains:
- the telo2 gene encoding telomere length regulation protein TEL2 homolog isoform X2, protein MESVSDSDSVRLEVSACLRCLSSSDSSRNITVLQTLLSYLDEASHGAAQRAQFSRSHYSRTLRVLITTIEADWVHRLTARQREELWDALFLRGPPEQALLVLLEAIGELSPSTSLDHVVTITEKFLQDGRLTNLLWSYCVGSAQSDSPQLRETLLGRLSALPDIMANKLHHNISPLFLPQQYYPLLASAMLTALQRTCQALRDNINCSLAFVSQTLGKLCLQGHGLVLAAMAPRLSACTRSDMVWQRVCWKLFESIPQRSMECVLTALVLAVSGPESLGRIVGNLVLRNKKAEFVITHKLLLLQYKYETGVLRTVLGYLAADRDRRPLLIQVLRCICQAWANPSAVKHTPMEQQLYVSKALLLSVSLLKDQELQDLRSELLQCLLGGMQSHLDSSVLRIRCVGMVVGECLSSRMDNADTKLKFEYEQDEETRELLSLMTPSGWCEPEPVDGSESLQETKELAPNTCSVASQRRQTTPPLAPTDPDSDLDSDDELTPYDMTEDQEVSQTSPPRYLRDCLESLMSSEDAMRVELSLKAADPLVRRNAFAAREISVQMSKVLLHMEDKYNIQGFLILRHAAMVALAVTDCIPVTQYLTTEFYSLNYSLRQRLDMLEVLVAAAQELSLPTTDKKNSSIISALDVAELPPFQGHDPVHWRQVVEKRIQSKTRRISKGASQPATAKATPNRYAPVAGYFFFPLLKNYDKPEVTFDLLGSDHLVLGRLIHSLGLFMHLAVNAPVAAQMGSALLDFVWTVRYHTDQMVRRGVLFAVCSVFLSMPSQNLLLDLGDMLFETRTWLTDVAEGDPDADCRSLAVQSLVLLDKSLKKQLKDPQSPSLES, encoded by the exons ATGGAGTCCGTTAGTGACTCTGACTCGGTCCGCCTGGAGGTGTCAGCGTGTCTCCGCTGCCTCTCCTCCTCGGACAGTTCCAGGAACATCACCGTCCTCCAAACGTTGCTCTCTTACCTGGATGAAGCTTCACACGGTGCTGCCCAGCGGGCTCAGTTCAGCAGGTCTCACTACAGCCGCACTCTGCGGGTTCTGATCACCACCATTGAGGCTGACTGGGTGCACAGGCTCACAGCCAGGCAGCGGGAGGAGCTGTGGGATGCTCTGTTCCTCAGAGGACCTCCTGAGCAGGCTCTGCTGGTGCTGCTGGAGGCCATTGGAGAACTGAG TCCCTCCACAAGTCTGGACCACGTCGTCACCATCACTGAGAAGTTCCTGCAGGATGGTCGTCTCACTAACCTGCTGTGGTCCTACTGTGTGGGCTCAGCCCAGTCGGACTCCCCCCAGCTCAGGGAGACTCTGCTGGGACGTCTGAGTGCCCTCCCTGACATCATGGCCAACAAGCTGCATCACAACATCAGTCCCCTGTTCCTCCCCCAGCAGTACTACCCTCTGCTGGCCTCAGCCATGCTCACAGCCTTACAACGTACCTGCCAGGCTCTCAGAG ATAACATTAACTGTTCACTGGCATTTGTGTCTCAAACGCTTGGAAAGCTGTGTCTCCAGGGACATG GTTTGGTCCTGGCTGCCATGGCTCCACGGCTGTCTGCGTGCACACGCTCAGACATGGTGTGGCAGAGGGTTTGCTGGAAGCTGTTTGAGAGCATCCCTCAGCGCAGCATGGAGTGCGTGCTCACTGCGCTAGTGCTGGCTGTCAGTGG GCCTGAATCCCTCGGGAGGATCGTTGGGAATCTGGTGTTACGAAATAAAAAGGCTGAGTTTGTCATCACTCATAAGTTGCTCCTACTGCAGTACAAATATGAG ACTGGAGTCTTGAGAACAGTTCTGGGTTATCTTGCAGCAGACCGAGACCGTAGACCTCTCCTGATCCAG GTGTTACGATGCATCTGTCAGGCTTGGGCCAACCCCAGTGCAGTGAAACACACGCCTATGGAGCAGCAGCTGTATGTCAGTAAAGCTCTGCTGCTCAGTGTCAGCCTCCTCAAGGACCAAGAACTGCAGGACCTACGCTCAG AGTTACTACAGTGTCTGCTGGGCGGCATGCAGAGCCACCTGGACAGCAGTGTGCTGCgcatcaggtgtgttggaatgGTGGTCGGAGAGTGCCTGAGCTCCCGTATGGACAACGCTGACACCAAGCTGAAATTTGAG TACGAGCAGGATGAAGAGACGCGTGAGCTGCTTTCTCTCATGACTCCCAGTGGTTGGTGTGAGCCCGAGCCTGTTGATGG ATCTGAGTCTCTTCAGGAAACCAAGGAATTAGCTCCGAATACTTGCAGCGTTGCGTCCCAGAGACGTCAAACCACACCCCCGTTAGCTCCGACTGATCCAGACTCTGACCTTGATAG TGATGATGAACTCACTCCATATGATATGACTGAAGATCAGGAGGTCAGTCAGACTTCTCCACCTCGCTACCTCAGGGACTGTCTGGAAA GTTTAATGTCATCAGAGGACGCCATGCGTGTAGAGCTGAGTTTAAAGGCCGCTGACCCTTTGGTGAGGAGGAACGCGTTTGCTGCCAGAGAG ATCAGTGTCCAGATGTCCAAAGTGCTCCTTCACATGGAAGACAAATACAACATTCAGGGCTTCCTGATCCTCAGACATGCAGCCATGGTGGCTCTCGCTGTCACTGACTGCATTCCT GTAACTCAGTATTTGACCACAGAATTTTACTCGTTGAACTACAGTCTTCGCCAGCGGCTGGACATGTTGGAG GTCCTCGTCGCTGCAGCTCAGGAACTGTCTTTGCCAACAACTGACAAGAAGAATTCCTCCATCATCTCTGCCCTCGACGTGGCTGAGCTGCCTCCGTTCCAGGGCCACGACCCTGTTCACTGGCGACAAGTCGTAGAAAAACGAATCCAAAGCAAAACTAGACGCATCAGTAAG GGTGCCTCACAACCTGCCACCGCCAAGGCCACGCCCAACAGATACGCTCCTGTGGCTGGATACTTCTTCTTCCCCCTGCTTAAGAATTATGACAA GCCTgaagtgacctttgaccttttgGGCAGTGACCACCTAGTACTGGGCAGGCTCATCCACTCTTTGGGACTCTTTATGCATCTGGCAGTGAACGCACCG GTAGCTGCTCAGATGGGTTCTGCTTTGCTGGACTTTGTATGGACTGTGCGGTACCATACTGACCA GATGGTGAGACGAGGCGTTCTCTTTGCCGTCTGCTCTGTGTTTCTGAGCATGCCCAGTCAAAACCTGCTGTTGGACCTCGGTGATATGTTATTTGAAACCAGGACATGGCTTACAG ATGTTGCTGAAGGAGACCCTGATGCAGATTGTCGGAGTCTGGCTGTGCAGAGCCTGGTGCTGCTCGACAAGAGTCTGAAGAAGCAACTGAAGGATCCTCAATCTCCGAGTCTAGAATcatga
- the telo2 gene encoding telomere length regulation protein TEL2 homolog isoform X1, with protein sequence MESVSDSDSVRLEVSACLRCLSSSDSSRNITVLQTLLSYLDEASHGAAQRAQFSRSHYSRTLRVLITTIEADWVHRLTARQREELWDALFLRGPPEQALLVLLEAIGELSPSTSLDHVVTITEKFLQDGRLTNLLWSYCVGSAQSDSPQLRETLLGRLSALPDIMANKLHHNISPLFLPQQYYPLLASAMLTALQRTCQALRDNINCSLAFVSQTLGKLCLQGHGGLVLAAMAPRLSACTRSDMVWQRVCWKLFESIPQRSMECVLTALVLAVSGPESLGRIVGNLVLRNKKAEFVITHKLLLLQYKYETGVLRTVLGYLAADRDRRPLLIQVLRCICQAWANPSAVKHTPMEQQLYVSKALLLSVSLLKDQELQDLRSELLQCLLGGMQSHLDSSVLRIRCVGMVVGECLSSRMDNADTKLKFEYEQDEETRELLSLMTPSGWCEPEPVDGSESLQETKELAPNTCSVASQRRQTTPPLAPTDPDSDLDSDDELTPYDMTEDQEVSQTSPPRYLRDCLESLMSSEDAMRVELSLKAADPLVRRNAFAAREISVQMSKVLLHMEDKYNIQGFLILRHAAMVALAVTDCIPVTQYLTTEFYSLNYSLRQRLDMLEVLVAAAQELSLPTTDKKNSSIISALDVAELPPFQGHDPVHWRQVVEKRIQSKTRRISKGASQPATAKATPNRYAPVAGYFFFPLLKNYDKPEVTFDLLGSDHLVLGRLIHSLGLFMHLAVNAPVAAQMGSALLDFVWTVRYHTDQMVRRGVLFAVCSVFLSMPSQNLLLDLGDMLFETRTWLTDVAEGDPDADCRSLAVQSLVLLDKSLKKQLKDPQSPSLES encoded by the exons ATGGAGTCCGTTAGTGACTCTGACTCGGTCCGCCTGGAGGTGTCAGCGTGTCTCCGCTGCCTCTCCTCCTCGGACAGTTCCAGGAACATCACCGTCCTCCAAACGTTGCTCTCTTACCTGGATGAAGCTTCACACGGTGCTGCCCAGCGGGCTCAGTTCAGCAGGTCTCACTACAGCCGCACTCTGCGGGTTCTGATCACCACCATTGAGGCTGACTGGGTGCACAGGCTCACAGCCAGGCAGCGGGAGGAGCTGTGGGATGCTCTGTTCCTCAGAGGACCTCCTGAGCAGGCTCTGCTGGTGCTGCTGGAGGCCATTGGAGAACTGAG TCCCTCCACAAGTCTGGACCACGTCGTCACCATCACTGAGAAGTTCCTGCAGGATGGTCGTCTCACTAACCTGCTGTGGTCCTACTGTGTGGGCTCAGCCCAGTCGGACTCCCCCCAGCTCAGGGAGACTCTGCTGGGACGTCTGAGTGCCCTCCCTGACATCATGGCCAACAAGCTGCATCACAACATCAGTCCCCTGTTCCTCCCCCAGCAGTACTACCCTCTGCTGGCCTCAGCCATGCTCACAGCCTTACAACGTACCTGCCAGGCTCTCAGAG ATAACATTAACTGTTCACTGGCATTTGTGTCTCAAACGCTTGGAAAGCTGTGTCTCCAGGGACATGGTG GTTTGGTCCTGGCTGCCATGGCTCCACGGCTGTCTGCGTGCACACGCTCAGACATGGTGTGGCAGAGGGTTTGCTGGAAGCTGTTTGAGAGCATCCCTCAGCGCAGCATGGAGTGCGTGCTCACTGCGCTAGTGCTGGCTGTCAGTGG GCCTGAATCCCTCGGGAGGATCGTTGGGAATCTGGTGTTACGAAATAAAAAGGCTGAGTTTGTCATCACTCATAAGTTGCTCCTACTGCAGTACAAATATGAG ACTGGAGTCTTGAGAACAGTTCTGGGTTATCTTGCAGCAGACCGAGACCGTAGACCTCTCCTGATCCAG GTGTTACGATGCATCTGTCAGGCTTGGGCCAACCCCAGTGCAGTGAAACACACGCCTATGGAGCAGCAGCTGTATGTCAGTAAAGCTCTGCTGCTCAGTGTCAGCCTCCTCAAGGACCAAGAACTGCAGGACCTACGCTCAG AGTTACTACAGTGTCTGCTGGGCGGCATGCAGAGCCACCTGGACAGCAGTGTGCTGCgcatcaggtgtgttggaatgGTGGTCGGAGAGTGCCTGAGCTCCCGTATGGACAACGCTGACACCAAGCTGAAATTTGAG TACGAGCAGGATGAAGAGACGCGTGAGCTGCTTTCTCTCATGACTCCCAGTGGTTGGTGTGAGCCCGAGCCTGTTGATGG ATCTGAGTCTCTTCAGGAAACCAAGGAATTAGCTCCGAATACTTGCAGCGTTGCGTCCCAGAGACGTCAAACCACACCCCCGTTAGCTCCGACTGATCCAGACTCTGACCTTGATAG TGATGATGAACTCACTCCATATGATATGACTGAAGATCAGGAGGTCAGTCAGACTTCTCCACCTCGCTACCTCAGGGACTGTCTGGAAA GTTTAATGTCATCAGAGGACGCCATGCGTGTAGAGCTGAGTTTAAAGGCCGCTGACCCTTTGGTGAGGAGGAACGCGTTTGCTGCCAGAGAG ATCAGTGTCCAGATGTCCAAAGTGCTCCTTCACATGGAAGACAAATACAACATTCAGGGCTTCCTGATCCTCAGACATGCAGCCATGGTGGCTCTCGCTGTCACTGACTGCATTCCT GTAACTCAGTATTTGACCACAGAATTTTACTCGTTGAACTACAGTCTTCGCCAGCGGCTGGACATGTTGGAG GTCCTCGTCGCTGCAGCTCAGGAACTGTCTTTGCCAACAACTGACAAGAAGAATTCCTCCATCATCTCTGCCCTCGACGTGGCTGAGCTGCCTCCGTTCCAGGGCCACGACCCTGTTCACTGGCGACAAGTCGTAGAAAAACGAATCCAAAGCAAAACTAGACGCATCAGTAAG GGTGCCTCACAACCTGCCACCGCCAAGGCCACGCCCAACAGATACGCTCCTGTGGCTGGATACTTCTTCTTCCCCCTGCTTAAGAATTATGACAA GCCTgaagtgacctttgaccttttgGGCAGTGACCACCTAGTACTGGGCAGGCTCATCCACTCTTTGGGACTCTTTATGCATCTGGCAGTGAACGCACCG GTAGCTGCTCAGATGGGTTCTGCTTTGCTGGACTTTGTATGGACTGTGCGGTACCATACTGACCA GATGGTGAGACGAGGCGTTCTCTTTGCCGTCTGCTCTGTGTTTCTGAGCATGCCCAGTCAAAACCTGCTGTTGGACCTCGGTGATATGTTATTTGAAACCAGGACATGGCTTACAG ATGTTGCTGAAGGAGACCCTGATGCAGATTGTCGGAGTCTGGCTGTGCAGAGCCTGGTGCTGCTCGACAAGAGTCTGAAGAAGCAACTGAAGGATCCTCAATCTCCGAGTCTAGAATcatga